In Persicimonas caeni, a single window of DNA contains:
- a CDS encoding GNAT family N-acetyltransferase, whose protein sequence is MGVHQTSTAPRRTRLVSHARRAMVFGLGKLLVGVALMAAAFHLVEVRRNGPLPPVYNIGFLAVGMLGFFVGVFTSFADLKSALQWLRAARRSADDLGPHAFSHTLDDEHRLHVLTPADADAFFDLITHNHDFLADWLTPETLVESRADAVDRLHELDEARRAGLVVPVGIRKAGELVGVVGLGPIDSKRRSAQIYYWIDQTSQGRGLVTRSCSALLDYAFEELRLRRVVIRCEPRNTRSCAVAERLGFVLEGTLRQCERRGEELIDLRIYAMLRDEYAGAHGD, encoded by the coding sequence ATGGGCGTCCATCAGACATCGACCGCGCCACGCCGCACCCGCCTCGTCAGCCACGCACGGCGCGCGATGGTGTTCGGGCTGGGCAAGTTGCTCGTCGGCGTCGCCCTGATGGCAGCGGCGTTCCACCTCGTCGAAGTACGCCGTAACGGGCCGTTGCCCCCGGTCTACAATATCGGCTTTTTGGCGGTCGGCATGCTCGGGTTCTTCGTCGGCGTGTTCACATCGTTTGCGGACCTGAAGAGCGCCCTGCAGTGGCTGCGCGCCGCGCGGCGGTCGGCGGATGACCTCGGGCCGCACGCCTTCTCGCACACCCTCGACGACGAGCACAGACTCCACGTGCTCACGCCCGCCGACGCGGACGCCTTCTTCGACCTCATCACCCACAACCACGACTTTCTGGCCGACTGGCTCACCCCCGAGACGCTCGTCGAAAGTCGCGCGGACGCCGTCGACCGGCTGCACGAACTCGACGAGGCGCGTCGCGCCGGCCTCGTCGTCCCCGTGGGCATCCGCAAGGCCGGCGAGCTCGTCGGCGTCGTCGGCCTCGGCCCCATCGACTCAAAGCGCCGAAGCGCCCAGATCTACTACTGGATCGACCAGACCAGCCAGGGCCGCGGGCTCGTCACCCGCAGTTGCTCGGCGTTGCTCGACTACGCATTCGAGGAGCTTCGGCTCCGACGCGTGGTGATTCGCTGCGAGCCTCGCAATACCCGAAGCTGCGCGGTCGCCGAGCGACTCGGCTTCGTGCTCGAGGGGACGCTTCGGCAATGCGAGCGCAGGGGCGAAGAACTCATCGACCTGCGCATCTACGCGATGCTGCGCGACGAGTATGCCGGCGCGCACGGTGACTGA
- a CDS encoding DUF1152 domain-containing protein — translation MDLLRQPVLDRLRDAKSVLIAGAGGGFDLFSGLPIYFALREAGKTVHLANLSFSALAKSDAVAHDWGVYEVDARTQGNPDYFPERYLAQWLEAHDDPTPVFCIERRGYEAVKKAYELLAATLEFDTLVLVDGGTDSLMRGDEAGLGTPAEDVMSLLAGARLELDDALLICLGFGIDHYHGVCHAQFLEAVAELTRTGGYLGAFALTQQMPAVKRYMEATDWVQGQTPGRESIVSASIIDALEGHYGDHHRLERTRGSRLWINPLMTLYWCFELDAVASRILYADWLENTWEFGEVLRRIEAFRKTVDVRGWDDIPI, via the coding sequence ATGGATTTGCTACGCCAACCCGTCCTCGACCGCCTGCGCGACGCCAAGTCCGTGCTTATCGCAGGCGCCGGAGGCGGCTTCGATTTGTTCAGCGGCCTTCCGATCTACTTTGCCCTGCGCGAGGCCGGCAAGACGGTCCACTTGGCCAACTTGAGCTTCTCGGCGCTGGCCAAGTCCGACGCTGTCGCGCACGACTGGGGCGTCTACGAGGTCGACGCCCGCACGCAGGGCAACCCCGACTATTTTCCGGAGCGCTATCTGGCCCAGTGGCTCGAGGCCCATGACGATCCCACGCCGGTGTTCTGCATCGAGCGCCGCGGCTATGAGGCGGTCAAGAAGGCCTACGAGCTGCTCGCCGCGACCTTGGAGTTCGACACGCTGGTGCTCGTCGACGGAGGGACCGACAGCCTTATGCGCGGTGACGAAGCCGGCCTGGGCACGCCCGCCGAAGACGTGATGAGCCTGCTCGCCGGCGCGCGCCTCGAACTCGACGACGCATTGCTGATCTGCTTGGGCTTCGGCATCGACCACTATCACGGCGTCTGTCACGCCCAATTCCTCGAGGCGGTCGCCGAGCTCACACGAACGGGCGGCTACCTGGGCGCCTTCGCACTCACTCAGCAGATGCCCGCCGTGAAGCGCTACATGGAGGCGACCGATTGGGTGCAGGGGCAGACGCCCGGGCGCGAGAGCATCGTCAGCGCCTCGATCATCGACGCGCTCGAAGGGCACTACGGCGACCACCATCGCCTCGAGCGCACCCGGGGCAGCCGGCTGTGGATTAACCCGCTGATGACCCTATACTGGTGCTTCGAACTCGACGCGGTCGCCTCGCGCATCCTGTACGCCGACTGGCTGGAGAACACGTGGGAGTTCGGCGAGGTGCTTCGGCGCATCGAGGCCTTTCGCAAGACAGTCGACGTTCGTGGTTGGGATGATATCCCGATATGA